The sequence ccaaacacaaaacacaccaaaagaggagaattcgaacccaaaacgcaagagaggagGTCAGACTGGtcaggtctgcagcagcccgctgtacagactcaatcgatggcggagtttctttcttcgactcaaagtctttgctgcgatgccgccatgtcgacgaagttccggtccgcggttttggagggtctgcgaaacccgggtaggtggccggttttgagaaaccCGCCAAAACTTCACAcgtgggaagattcccgcctccacgctgtggccctagacgccgttcccacctcggcctactgacggccctagacgcttcccgacgcccgtcacctcctcgcccgcaacgaggccctagacaccgtcgacgcccgtcgcctccgtcagtcccgagactgacgcccgtgcctccacgacttggcgtcttcaaccgccgtccggctccttggttttgtggcgcaaaccaagaaacccgccttccgtcgctgcttgcgccctcgatccaggagtggacgccacagctgccgcccggcctgagctcctccacggcagctcaccgtcggcactcgacgcccgtgtacctgcaatccaaagaccaagcgcacgatcacaccgcacagttgacaattcactcatcacaagtaggatagagtactcaacatttctCAACAATCAAATACTCCCTCCTATCCAAAATAAGTGCACTTCTAACTTTTTAATACTCATTAATGGATAAGGGTAAAGACTAATACACCCCTAATTTATAAGGACCAGGAAGCAAGACACTATATGGGGATATCTGTGTGCTAAGCTATCTTAGTGGAGAAGCTTAATGAGCCATCACATTTTTTCAGGACATTAATTACACAAGAGGCTAGAATGCACTTGTCTTGGACCAATTTTTAAACGCCAGAGTTATTTTGGACCGGAGGGAGTAGTTTTCAAATAATTACTAACATAGACTAACCAAGTGTTAGATAGTCTGTTTTATACTCTCTCCGTCTGTTTTTTATCTTCGCCTAACCTTTTTGAGAAAGTCCGGAGTTGATCTACGCCTCAGCATCGCAATAAATTAGCAGCCCCTAGTAAAACACATATACGACGGTATTTGCTAGATAGTAATTCTTTTTCATTAATTCTTTGGGTCATTTTATTAGAAGATTGTATTGCAGACATGGGCTCTTGCTTCTGGAATGGGTTATCTGTAGCCATATCAGTTCAAATATGTGCTGTCAGTAATGCTTTCCATCCTTCTTTCTGTTTTCAGCGGGCTACCAAACCAAACCATCTACTGATTCTATGGTTGGGACAAGTGACTAATACCATCTTCATCAGGTGCTGAAAATAGATTCATCTAACAAGAACACAACTAACAGAAAATTACATTCCCAAATGCAAAAACACGAAACAATTTGCCATGTTGTATGTTGTTTTTATAACTATACACCATACCAATAAGCAAGCAGATTGCTTCTAACAGAGGATGAAACAAGCAGAGAATCTCGAAAGCACTGGAATGGTGATACAGCAACAGATCTAGTGAGGCACGAATTCAGCAAGTATCAAGTATGCCAAAAAAGTGCAAGCTATAGCACATGTTTTTTTATCTTAAACATTAGTTAGCTTAGCAATGAAAGAAACCAGCCAAGCAATATACCACCAGTTGCAGCCTTGTAGAATATAAAGTCAACCATCTGATTCCGCAGCTGACAGCAAACTAAAACAAAACAGCAGTTCACGGATTCGATGATGGGCCTAGTTCACCTCTGAGCAAAAGTAAAACCTCATCCACCACAGGTCATCACCAAGCAGGCTAACAAAGAAGCTAAACAAACCAAGGCTAGCAAAGAGGATCCAATTGTGAGGCTGCAGCCTATTATCAGAGGGAAAATGTTACCAATTTGATGGATCTGTAGCTGGAACATGCGTCCATGGAAGATGAGGAGGCATTGGGCTACCACTATAAGAAAACGCTACACTAGTGTTCAGGATCTCATGTAAGCAGATGATCATAGAAAGTTACCGTTAGACGCGCGGTGCAGCGGAAGtagtcttggagtagatcaccCCAACGTAGTCGTGCGTCGGTGAAGAGGAAGTAGACACGTTCTCCTCCTGCTCGTCCCGCCGATCAGCACCACAGCAACAGCAGTAGCGGCGCCTCCTCGAAGTGCACACGTACCGGGCGGGAACGTCGTGCgccggtgtgctagcaccgcgcgcgcggctagggtttcgcGGAGAGGTGGAGAGGCGATGACGGCTAGGGCTTATGGCACGAGTTCTAGCGGCGCCCATAGCCACGCCCCTCTACTTATAGACCCCGCTAATGGGCCATCACGCCGGAAGCCCATTAGGGTTCTAATCCTACTTGGATCACATCCGGCCCACGAGTGATTGGCTTATGGGCACAatcccaacaatctcccacttgcacttgAGACAATCACAAGGCAAGTCTTCATTCCAACCCGTTAAGTGTGTGACCCATAAGGTTTATGTTTGAGTAGCTGTGTTGCAAGAACCATTCTTGCATTACCAGTCAGTAGAGGCACCTAGCAGGGCGTACTGACTCCTATGCACACGTAAAGATTATATCGGCAAAACCTTTTGATGTACACATCCACTAATCCCTTTGCCTCatgataccagtcaagctcaaggtGAGTCTTGTGCCACccttgtgatagctcgaccactTAACTCGATCTTGCAGCAGATTACAATTTATGACTAACTCTTTAGTCAATTTGTGATTAacctttaatcactttggcacgGCCATGCATTTTCTTAATCCAACCGcatcgaggggcccagagatatatctcccgttatctaggaggggcaaattccatcttgatctgCTCACAtctcattccatgtttcatgatgCACCCAAAGGCTACTTTTATAGCCACCCAGTTACGGAATGGTGTTTGGCAGCCCCAAAGTGCACCATTACGcatagtgagaaacaatggcgatctcggGTCTAAGGACTTAGCAGGTATACCACTCGAGACCAACTGATGGCACATTTAAGACAACTAACTCTGCAGTGTCTCGAGGTGgatcaatccaacaccatgttccataacatgtgtccacattaTTGATTTGATATCTCCATATCTATGATctgtgaaacatgatcatcaatcaatacatgtgctagtttaTAAACCATTATTGTCCCTCATAATAGTGAAAACTAGGGATCATTTAGAACAACAATGTATTTAAAACAAGAGAGTTTCAcaaacaagtcacatacttgttAATCAATGTAAACAATTGTCATTCAAGGAACAAATAACATTTATTGAATAAACACAAACTTAGATGTGATTACAATAATCTCCCATTCACACTAGAGTCAATCATGCAGGTATCTAATACCCATGGAACTCACATGAGCCTCATGCTTTTGCTGTGAGAGGGCCTTCGTCAACAGATTAGCAATGTTCAAATCCATGTGCACTTTGCATATCTTCACATCACCTCTATCCAGAATCTCTCGAATCAAATGATAGCTCCGCAGTATGTGTTTGGACTTTTGGTGTGATCTAGGCTCTTTGGCTTGCGCAATGGccccactattatcacaatagaggtccactggatcAGATGCACTAGAACAACACCCAACTCAGAAACAaattttctgatccaaacagcctcctttgcagcttccgaagctgctatgtactcggcctccGTCGTGGAATTGGCCACCGTGTCTTGCTTGGAACTTTTCCAGCTCACTGCTCCACCATTAAGGCAAAACACAAATCCAGATTGCGACATGAAGTCGTCTTTGTCAGTTTGGAAGCTGGCATCGGTGTAACCATTTACAACGAgctcttcctcacctccatagactaggaacttatccttagttcttctaaaGTATTTTAGGATATTTTAAGCTGTGACCCAGTGAGCCTCTCCTGGGTTTGACTAGTATCTACTTGTAACACTTAAGCATAGGCTACACCAGGGCGTGTACAAAGCATGGCGTACATGATGGACCCAATAGCCGAGGCATATGGAATCGCACTCATCTTctcttgctcatcaggtgtcgagggacactgactcttgctgAGACTAACACCATATGACATTGGCAGAAAACATTTCTTGGAATCCTGCATATTGAACCTTTTTAATACCTTGTCAATGTATGTATCTTGGGCTTAATCCTATTAGCCTTTTcaatctatctctatagatcttaaTACCCAAAATGTATGCAGCCTCACCTAAATCCTTCATTGAGAAACTTTTTCCTAGTGAAGATTTAGTGGCTTCTAACATTTGAATGTCATTTCCGATCAACAATAAGTCATCCACATAAAGGACCAGAAATACAACTGCGCTCCCACTGGCCCTTTTGTAAACACTAggctcttcttcatttttgataaagccaaaccctttgaccaCTTCAtcaaacgaatattccaactccgagatggttgctttaatccataaatggacctttgaagcttgcatattttcccagcattcttaggatcgacaaaaccttcaggctgtatCATATACACCTCCTCACTCAGGTTTCCATTCAGGAAAGCAGTTTTGACATctatttgccatatctcatagtcataaaaTGCGGTAATtcctaggagaatccgaacagacttcaGCATTGCGACGGGTGAAAATGTTTCATCAcaatcaacaccttgaatttgctTAAAACTTTTCGCCACCAATCGCGCCTTATGGAtatgaacatttccatccatgtcaaGCTTTTTCTTAAAAAACACACTTGCACTCAACAGGTCTAACACCTTCAAGTGGAtcaaccaagttccaaacttgattgttgtgcatggattctatttcggatttcatggctCCAAGCCATTTCTGAGAGTCAGGTCCCATTATTGCTTCCTCATAGGTcttaggctcatcattatccAATAACAATACGTCGCGCTGCCCCGTGGTTAGGAGCGTGAACTTTTCAGGTGTGTGGCGTGCCCTGACAAACCTTCGTGGGGGTGGTTCTTCTACAACAGGTTCCACAACTGCTTGTTCATCCCGTAAGagttcagtgggtgctgaaaccgTTTCAGATACATCccgaatttcttcaagttgcaccttgcccCCACTAACTCCTCTTGAGAGAAACTCTTTCACTAAGAAGACACCATTGCGGgcaacaaacactttgccttccgcctgattataaaaataatatcctttggtttcccttgaataccccacaaagaaacacTTGTCTGATTTAATAGTGAGTTTATCGGACGTCAAACATTTTACATAAACCTCACATCCCCAAATTTTAAGAAAAGACAATCCGGGATGCTTCCCGGTCcacatctcatatggtgtcttctcaacagacttacttggaacccagTTTAGTGTAAACGCAGCAGTTTCTAAAGCATAACCCCAAAAGGAAATTGGAAGATCTGCTTGGCTCATCATTGACCttaccatgtccaacaaggttcggttcctccgttcagACACCCCATTCCACTGAGGGGTTCCGGGCGGAGTCAACTGTGGAACAATTCCACATTGTTTCAGATAATCACCAAACTCATGGCTCAAATATTCACCCCCACGATCAGATcgtagaaatttaattgtcttgccatgttgattttgtacttcattttgaaattccttgaacttttcaaaggtTTCAGACTTATGCCTCATTAAATAGATATACCCATATCTACTGAAGTCATCAgtaaaagtaatgaagtactgaaaaccaccccTTGCAATTGAACTCATTGGTCCGCATACATCTGTATGTACTAGTCCCAATaggtcactcgccctctcactatgaCCAATGAAGGGTGTCTTAGTCATCTTCCCAAGTAGACAAGACTCACACGTGCCaattgattcaaaatcaaatgaactTAGCAGACCATCTTTATGGAGCTGCTCAACGCGCTTCTCATTTATGTGACCCAAACGACAAGGCCAAAtgaaagtgggattcaaatcattagTACGAAGCCTTTTAGCATTAATATTACAGACAtctttatcctcaagatcaagaacatataagcCATTTACCAATGGACACACTCCATAAAGCAAACCATTATAAtaaatagaacaacgtttgttctttATTACAACCTCATAAccatcaacttcctccaaacaTAAGGAAGAGATAATGTTCTtactcaaagcaggaatgcaataacaattatttaattccaaaaataAGCCCGAGGGTAGCGACAGGTGATaagtgccgaccgccaacacagcAACCTTTGCTCCATTGCCGACTCGCATGTCCAGCTCGCCTCTTGCGAATCTTCTAATCCTTGTTAggccctgcaacgatttgcaagtgtgaatcatcgagccggtatcaaatacccatgaatCACTAGAAGATATAGCAATGTTAATTTCTGTAAGATAAATACCTGAAGCGGAAGTCGAACCTcccttctttttcttatcttccaagtacttcttgcaatTTCTTGACCAATGCCCCTTACCCTTGCAGTGGAACCATTCATCATCAGGAGAGGGGCCAGACTTGGCCTTCACAGCAGGCTTAGTCTTTGAGGTCTCAGCTGCAGGAACCTTTCCTTTAGCTTTCACCTTAGACGGCCATCGCTTCCTCTTCTTATCCTTATCGTTTTGAaccatcatcacatgattggaaCTTTTCTTGATGCTTTCCTCagctgtctttagcatcccatgcaactcagtCAGCGTTTTGTCCATGCTATTCATATGCTATTCATATGAAAATTCATGATGAACCCCTCATAACTTGGAGGGAGCGACTGGAGGATAACATCAGCTGCTAATGCTGGAGGGAGTGCACCTGACGACGGGCAGCGCGGCGACGAGGTCCGGGTTGAGCCCGGCGGGCAGCTCGGCCTCGTAGTCGGTGAAGAAGACGGCGGAGACGCGCTCCACCAGGTCCTCGCCGCGGTGCGAGCGGTGGAGCAGCCCGGAcccgggcccgccgccgccgcggagccagcAGCTGACGACGAGGAAGTAGTAGCTGATGAGGAGGAGCGAGGTGACCATGAACCCGATGGCGATCGGGAACGCCGAGGCCTGCCCCGGGTACGGCGGCGGGGACGCGTCCGGCGGCAGCATGCCGGTGGtgggcgcgcccgccgccgcgtccatcGCCACCCACGCACCTCGCTCTCGGCAAAGTCAATGCCCTGGCGAGCCGGAGCAAGGAGAGAAACAGGAGCGCGCAGGCGTGTGCCGCAGCTGGCGAGAGCGAGTGATCCAAGGAAGCGAGGTGCCTGCGGGTGCAGGCCCCCGTAGGAGGAGCCGGTGGCCGGCCGCTGGTGCGCGCGGCGCGGTCGCGTCGGTCGGTTAGTATTAGAAAACGGCGCGACGCCAACTCGCGAAAGAGACGACTGCCGGTGCGGGGCAAGGCTTTTTATACGCGCGCGTGGGTCTGGCCTCTGGCGTGGAACCCAACTCCGGCAGCGCGCGACGGCGACGGACCAGCGACGGTGCGTGTGGACGCGCAGGCAAGCATCTCGTATTCTGGTGGCGTGGCGTCGGCTTATGCTTTGCCtgcccgcccgcctccgcctgcCTGCCACGGTCAGGTCAACTCCTCGGCCAGCCAGACACGCGCGCTGGGCGGGGCGGGGCCCCTGCTGGCTGCCGCGCAAAACATGTGCGCGCCAACGTGTGAGGATTCGATCGACTCTCCTCCGTTCGCTCATTCAGTTCCCCACCGCGGGCAAGCCGCCGAGCCACGGGGATCCTCCGATGATCCTCTCCGCGGCCGACCTCAACCATCGGGGCGTGCTGTGCTGGAGCTGCGAAGTTGTCTCCGATCCAGAGCCCGACTGAATCTGCACGGCACGGGCCGATCATTGCTCACGAGGCAACTGGAACTTTACTTCCGTTAGTTTTCCCCCGGATGGAGCCGGCGGCAAGTGGCTGTATACTTGTATAGTAGGCTGCTAGGAGAAGCCATCCAAGTCGG comes from Panicum virgatum strain AP13 chromosome 4K, P.virgatum_v5, whole genome shotgun sequence and encodes:
- the LOC120705162 gene encoding uncharacterized protein LOC120705162 produces the protein MDAAAGAPTTGMLPPDASPPPYPGQASAFPIAIGFMVTSLLLISYYFLVVSCWLRGGGGPGSGLLHRSHRGEDLVERVSAVFFTDYEAELPAGLNPDLVAALPVVRCTPSSISS